A genome region from Panicum virgatum strain AP13 chromosome 4K, P.virgatum_v5, whole genome shotgun sequence includes the following:
- the LOC120702797 gene encoding heparanase-like protein 3, which produces MAAAGLRLLGAVWLSAALLLRLGAAASAAVAVVDGRRAIAATGEDFVCATLDWWPPDKCDYGTCAWGRAGLLNLDLSNKVLLNAVRAFSPLKLRLGGSLQDKVLYGTADLRQPCTPFAKNDSEMFGFTQGCLPLRRWDELNSFFQKSGAKIVFGLNAMNGRVQLPDGSMGGPWDYTNAASLIQYTAYKGYHIHGWELGNELSGSGVGTRIGADQYAADVITLKTIVDDIYRSNPSKSLVLAPGGFFDPAWFTELIVKTKPNLLNVITHHIYNLGPGRDTNLIEKILNPSVLDGMISIFSNLQGILKSAGTSTVAWVGEAGGAYNSGHHLVTDAFVFSFWFLDQLGMSAKYDTKSYCRQSLIGGNYGLLNTTTFQPNPDYYSALLWHRLMGTKVLATTFNGTNKIRAYAHCARDSPGITLLLINLSGNTKTEVSVTAHAAAAAAAGAHKHVARTGYTTAQVSVTNQAAGGGGGGGEHKHGARRHGRNFGHAHTPSFAAVADGATRDEYHLTPKGGDLRSQVVLLNGKALATGADGSIPRLEAVKVDAARPIAVAPYSIVFARISHFHAPACS; this is translated from the exons ATGGCCGCGGCGGGGTTGCGGCTTCTCGGAGCCGTGTGGCtctcggcggcgctgctgctgcggctgggcgccgcggcgtcggcggccgtgGCCGTCGTGGATGGCCGGCGCGCCATCGCGGCGACGGGGGAGGACTTCGTGTGCGCGACACTGGACTGGTGGCCGCCGGACAAGTGCGACTACGGCACCTGCGCCTGGGGCCGCGCCGGCCTGCTCAACCTG GATCTCTCCAACAAGGTCTTGCTCAATGCCGTCAGAG CGTTCTCGCCGCTGAAGCTCCGGCTGGGAGGCTCGCTGCAGGACAAGGTGTTGTACGGCACCGCCGACCTCCGGCAGCCGTGCACGCCGTTCGCCAAGAACGACTCGGAGATGTTCGGCTTCACTCAGGGATGCCTGCCCCTGCGCCGGTGGGACGAGCTCAACTCATTCTTCCAGAAATCCGG TGCCAAGATTGTGTTCGGGCTGAACGCAATGAATGGTCGGGTCCAGTTGCCGGATGGATCTATGGGAGGGCCATGGGATTACACCAATGCAGCATCGCTGATTCAGTATACTGCATACAAGGGCTACCATATTCATGGATGGGAGCTTG GAAATGAACTTAGTGGTAGTGGAGTTGGAACCCGAATCGGAGCTGACCAGTATGCAGCAGATGTGATCACCCTGAAAACAATAGTCGACGACATATACCGAAGCAATCCATCCAAGTCGCTGGTACTTGCTCCTGGAGGATTTTTCGACCCAGCCTGGTTTACAGAACTTATCGTCAAAACCAAGCCAAATCTATTGAATGTGATCACCCACCACATCTACAACTTAGGACCAG GAAGGGATACAAATCTGATTGAAAAGATCCTCAATCCGTCGGTCCTCGACGGAATGATAAGCATATTCAGCAATCTTCAGGGGATACTGAAATCCGCAGGGACATCGACCGTCGCATGGGTTGGGGAAGCTGGAGGGGCTTACAACAGCGGCCACCACCTTGTCACTGATGCATTTGTGTTCAGCTTCTG GTTTTTGGATCAGCTTGGGATGTCAGCGAAGTATGACACAAAGAGCTACTGCAGACAGAGTTTGATTGGCGGCAACTACGGCCTGCTGAACACCACAACATTTCAACCGAACCCTGACTATTACAG TGCTTTACTGTGGCATCGCCTGATGGGAACCAAAGTTCTAGCAACAACATTCAATGGTACCAACAAGATCCGCGCTTACGCCCACTGCGCTAGAGATTCG CCAGGAATCACTCTACTGCTGATCAACCTCAGTGGCAACACCAAGACTGAAGTCTCAGTGACAgctcatgccgccgccgccgccgccgctggtgcgcACAAGCACGTCGCAAGAACGGGCTACACCACGGCCCAGGTCTCAGTGACAAACcaagctgccggcggcggcggcggcggcggtgagcacaAGCACGGCGCGAGGAGGCACGGCAGGAATTTCGGGCACGCCCACACCCCCAGCTTCGCGGCGGTGGCCGACGGCGCCACGAGAGACGAGTACCACCTCACGCCCAAGGGCGGCGACCTGAGGAGCCAGGTGGTGCTGCTGAACGGCAAGGCCCTGGCCACCGGCGCGGACGGGAGCATCCCCAGGCTGGAGGCGGTGAAGGTGGACGCGGCGCGGCCCATCGCCGTGGCGCCCTACTCCATCGTGTTCGCTCGGATTTCACATTTCCATGCCCCGGCATGTAGTTAG